One part of the Syntrophales bacterium genome encodes these proteins:
- the gyrB gene encoding DNA topoisomerase (ATP-hydrolyzing) subunit B: protein MIDDYGADSIKILEGLEAVRKRPAMYIGSTGRDGLHHIVYEVVDNSIDEASAGFCDTISVWIRVDNSVVVDDNGRGIPVDIHKIEGVSAVEVVLTKLHSGAKFSDDNYKMSGGLHGVGVSVVNALSSYLELEIRRNGLVYAQSYVRGTPKAPLEVVGRTAGRGTKITFKPDEEIFEETDFSFEIISNRLRELAFLNPGVRINLIDERTDRKSEFFYRGGIISFVEYINRNKKVLHEDPIYVSGCKNDGHIEVALQYNDTYTENLFSFANSINTTEGGTHLVGFKSALTRVFNNYAISNNILKNGKESLKGEDLREGLACVISVKVKNPQFEGQTKTKLGNSEVRGLVEGIVYEKLSNYLEENPSIARQLLGKCLEAARAREAARKAREMTRRKSALEVGSLPGKLADCQERDPANSELYLVEGDSAGGSAKQGRDRKNQAILPLRGKVLNVEKARFDKMLQNEEIKFIITALGTGIGKDDYDPSKLRYHKVIIMTDADVDGLHIRTLLLTFFFRQMRELIERGHLYIAQPPLFRVSNHKNEIYIYDEEGLKSYILESGVKKVLLSTGDGSGSTLTGKRLLELIKKAIKVEMILDKFEKEEKNREIIRILAEDPVFVIDDFREKQTLALVAERATTAMGEERLSYVIETDQEHGGYNLVFRIKRNGNILITCIDKDTLKAPKFMEVRALLRQIGTLGKVPFRVVINDAGDAKVRETVSLSTMAALIDYVISMGKKGFSVQRYKGLGEMNPEQLWKTTMDPEKRTLLQVKVEDALLADEIFTTLMGDHVEPRKDFIYKNALFASNLDV, encoded by the coding sequence ATGATAGACGATTATGGTGCGGATAGTATAAAAATATTGGAAGGTCTCGAAGCTGTGCGAAAGAGACCTGCTATGTATATTGGTAGTACCGGTAGGGATGGTCTCCATCACATAGTTTACGAGGTTGTTGATAACAGTATTGATGAGGCCTCTGCCGGGTTTTGTGATACTATTTCTGTGTGGATAAGGGTGGATAATAGTGTTGTTGTGGACGATAACGGTCGTGGCATACCAGTAGATATTCACAAAATAGAGGGGGTATCGGCGGTCGAAGTGGTGCTTACCAAGCTTCATTCAGGGGCCAAATTTTCTGATGATAATTACAAAATGTCAGGCGGTCTCCATGGTGTAGGGGTTTCTGTTGTTAATGCCCTCTCAAGTTATCTTGAGTTGGAGATCAGGAGAAACGGATTGGTATATGCGCAATCGTATGTTCGTGGTACTCCCAAGGCTCCTTTGGAGGTAGTCGGAAGGACAGCGGGGAGGGGTACAAAGATCACTTTTAAACCGGATGAAGAGATATTTGAGGAGACCGACTTTAGTTTTGAGATTATCTCTAACCGGCTGAGGGAACTGGCCTTTCTTAATCCTGGTGTCAGGATTAATCTGATTGACGAAAGGACGGATAGGAAAAGCGAGTTTTTTTATCGGGGAGGTATCATCTCGTTTGTTGAATACATTAACAGGAATAAAAAGGTGCTCCATGAAGATCCTATCTATGTGAGTGGTTGTAAAAATGATGGTCATATTGAGGTAGCTTTGCAGTATAACGATACGTATACTGAAAACCTTTTTTCTTTTGCCAATAGTATAAATACTACAGAGGGGGGCACTCACCTGGTCGGTTTCAAGTCTGCTCTAACGAGGGTTTTTAATAACTATGCCATCAGTAACAATATCTTAAAGAATGGAAAAGAGTCCTTGAAAGGTGAAGACTTACGAGAGGGTCTGGCATGTGTTATCAGTGTTAAAGTCAAAAACCCTCAGTTTGAAGGTCAGACCAAGACGAAGCTCGGCAACAGTGAAGTAAGAGGGTTGGTTGAGGGGATTGTCTATGAGAAACTAAGTAATTACCTGGAGGAGAATCCTTCTATTGCCAGGCAATTGTTGGGTAAGTGTCTGGAAGCGGCCAGGGCCAGGGAAGCAGCGAGAAAAGCCAGGGAAATGACACGGAGGAAGAGCGCCCTTGAGGTTGGTTCCTTGCCCGGTAAACTTGCCGATTGCCAGGAGAGAGATCCGGCTAACAGTGAATTATATCTTGTTGAAGGGGACTCTGCCGGCGGTTCCGCCAAGCAGGGACGGGATCGAAAGAATCAGGCTATCTTACCATTAAGGGGAAAAGTATTAAATGTTGAAAAGGCAAGATTCGATAAGATGCTGCAAAATGAGGAGATCAAATTTATCATCACAGCTCTCGGCACAGGTATCGGTAAGGACGATTACGATCCCAGTAAATTGAGGTATCATAAGGTAATTATTATGACCGATGCCGATGTTGATGGTTTGCATATCAGGACGCTTCTCTTAACTTTTTTCTTCAGGCAGATGAGAGAGTTAATAGAGAGGGGACATCTTTATATTGCCCAGCCACCACTTTTTAGGGTGAGTAATCACAAAAATGAAATTTATATTTATGATGAAGAAGGGCTGAAAAGCTATATCCTGGAAAGTGGCGTAAAGAAGGTACTTCTTTCCACGGGAGATGGAAGTGGTTCCACACTGACCGGTAAACGGCTTTTGGAACTCATCAAAAAGGCCATCAAAGTTGAAATGATATTAGACAAGTTTGAAAAGGAGGAAAAGAATAGGGAAATTATAAGGATCCTTGCAGAGGATCCGGTATTTGTGATTGATGATTTTAGAGAGAAGCAGACCCTTGCGTTAGTGGCTGAAAGGGCCACCACGGCGATGGGGGAGGAGCGGCTTAGTTATGTCATAGAGACAGATCAGGAACATGGTGGGTACAACCTGGTTTTTCGCATCAAAAGAAACGGCAATATCCTAATTACCTGTATTGATAAGGATACATTAAAAGCTCCAAAGTTTATGGAAGTAAGAGCTCTTTTAAGGCAGATCGGCACCCTCGGCAAGGTACCCTTTAGAGTTGTTATAAATGATGCAGGGGATGCGAAGGTGAGGGAGACTGTAAGTTTAAGCACCATGGCAGCTCTGATAGATTACGTGATCAGTATGGGTAAAAAAGGGTTTTCCGTGCAGCGATACAAGGGTCTTGGTGAGATGAATCCCGAGCAATTATGGAAAACAACTATGGATCCCGAAAAGAGGACACTCCTTCAGGTTAAGGTTGAAGATGCCCTGCTGGCTGATGAGATTTTTACCACCCTTATGGGAGACCATGTCGAACCCCGTAAGGATTTTATTTATAAAAACGCCCTGTTTGCCTCGAACCTTGATGTATAA
- the dnaN gene encoding DNA polymerase III subunit beta has translation MELSIRRDTFLGGVQKTLGVVEKRTILPILNNVLIRAKGDKVRIIATDREISLIADYDAKIIVEGDITLSARKLYEMIRELYGDMIYLKKDEHNTVTMTCGKVVYKIPGVPADDFPNIGDEIDVGLFRIEGNILYELIRKTFSAMSTDEKKGNLNGVFFKVEKDGSACVAKMVATDGFRLAISCVGGVFEGVEFCELDKGIIIPRKGVVEIRRLVEDETGGVVMGVHQDMCVVKTSSATLKVSLVNDEYPDYRRVIPVDTGEIVCFNKDVVLRALRRMNVVSSEGCDGVMIRLIKDMMVFSLNNPDVGEANEEIPVSYKGGEVGVGYSVNFLIDAIEVIDEDMVSFDVGVGVRPGIIRPLGNDNYICAVMPLRF, from the coding sequence ATGGAATTAAGCATACGGAGGGATACTTTCTTGGGTGGGGTTCAAAAAACACTTGGTGTAGTTGAGAAGAGAACAATTCTACCAATTCTCAATAATGTACTTATTAGGGCAAAAGGGGATAAGGTCAGGATTATTGCGACAGACAGGGAAATTAGCTTGATAGCGGATTATGATGCAAAAATTATAGTTGAAGGTGACATTACACTTTCTGCCAGGAAATTATATGAGATGATCAGAGAGCTTTATGGAGATATGATTTATTTAAAAAAGGATGAGCATAATACGGTGACAATGACTTGCGGTAAGGTAGTTTATAAGATACCTGGTGTGCCGGCTGATGATTTCCCGAATATTGGAGATGAGATAGATGTTGGATTATTTAGGATTGAGGGAAATATCCTGTATGAGCTTATTCGTAAGACATTTTCTGCAATGTCTACCGATGAAAAGAAGGGGAACTTAAACGGAGTTTTCTTTAAGGTTGAAAAGGATGGAAGTGCCTGTGTGGCTAAAATGGTAGCGACAGATGGATTTCGGTTGGCTATTAGTTGTGTGGGTGGGGTCTTTGAGGGGGTAGAATTTTGTGAGCTTGATAAGGGAATAATTATACCGCGGAAGGGAGTGGTTGAGATTAGGAGACTTGTTGAGGATGAAACCGGTGGTGTTGTGATGGGGGTTCATCAAGATATGTGTGTTGTTAAGACGAGCAGTGCGACGTTAAAGGTTAGTCTGGTTAATGATGAGTATCCAGATTATCGTAGAGTTATACCAGTAGATACGGGGGAGATAGTTTGCTTTAATAAGGATGTAGTGTTGCGTGCTTTGAGGAGGATGAATGTTGTATCGAGTGAGGGGTGTGATGGGGTTATGATCAGGTTAATAAAGGACATGATGGTGTTTAGTTTAAATAATCCGGATGTGGGTGAGGCAAACGAGGAGATTCCCGTGTCATATAAAGGGGGAGAAGTTGGGGTGGGGTATAGTGTGAATTTCTTGATAGATGCTATAGAGGTTATTGATGAAGACATGGTTAGTTTTGATGTTGGTGTTGGGGTAAGGCCCGGTATTATCAGGCCTTTGGGTAATGATAATTATATCTGTGCTGTTATGCCGCTTAGGTTTTAA
- the dnaA gene encoding chromosomal replication initiator protein DnaA — protein sequence MDILWEKSIKIIQEKVSPQNFETWIKPIKIASLDKNNISLSVPNKFFRDWVVENYFSVIKTSLTSVAGMNFNVEFTIEPHGSGKDQNLTGQTRNHGQQVDVSLKKTRKTGTHPSLNPNYTFDRFVVGPCNRFAHATSLAVAEKPAKNYNPLFIYGGVGLGKTHLLNAIGLLTLSLHSEMNVIYISAEAFMNELINSIRYDKMQKFREKFRNIDCFLIDDIQFIAGKGRTQEEFFHTFNTLHDSGKQIVVTSDKFPKDIPDLEERLRSRFEWGLIADIQPPEIETKIAIIEKKAQENNISLSSNAAHYIASITQSSIRELEGFLIRINAYSSLTGRVINIDLIKEVLRKILKQNKREEITIDEIIKAVTGNFNLKISDIKSQNKNKSLVLPRQVIMYLSRKLTNTSFPDIGRKIGGRDHSTVIYANNKIKRLIEIDVNFRKIIEDIEDSLSKGS from the coding sequence TTGGATATACTCTGGGAAAAAAGCATTAAAATTATTCAAGAAAAGGTTAGTCCACAGAATTTTGAAACCTGGATTAAGCCTATTAAGATCGCTTCTCTTGATAAGAACAATATTAGTTTATCTGTGCCAAATAAGTTTTTCAGGGATTGGGTTGTGGAAAATTATTTTTCTGTAATTAAAACTTCTCTCACCTCTGTTGCAGGTATGAATTTTAATGTTGAGTTTACAATAGAGCCACATGGCAGCGGGAAGGACCAGAATTTAACAGGTCAGACCAGGAATCATGGGCAACAAGTTGATGTTTCTCTTAAGAAGACCCGCAAAACAGGAACTCATCCGTCCCTTAATCCAAACTACACTTTCGATAGGTTTGTAGTTGGTCCATGCAATCGCTTTGCCCACGCAACATCTCTAGCTGTAGCGGAAAAACCGGCGAAGAACTACAATCCTCTGTTTATCTATGGTGGTGTCGGTCTAGGAAAGACACACCTACTTAACGCCATCGGTCTTCTGACACTTTCCCTCCACTCAGAAATGAATGTAATTTATATCTCGGCAGAAGCATTTATGAATGAGCTGATCAACTCAATCAGATATGATAAAATGCAAAAATTCAGGGAAAAATTTAGAAATATTGATTGTTTTCTTATTGATGATATTCAATTTATCGCTGGAAAAGGAAGGACGCAGGAAGAATTTTTTCATACTTTCAATACCCTTCATGATTCAGGTAAACAAATTGTTGTTACAAGTGACAAGTTTCCCAAAGATATCCCGGATCTTGAAGAAAGATTACGATCCAGATTTGAATGGGGTCTCATCGCTGATATACAACCACCTGAAATAGAGACCAAAATCGCCATTATTGAAAAAAAAGCCCAGGAAAATAACATTTCTCTATCGAGTAATGCAGCACATTATATTGCCTCAATTACTCAATCTAGTATTAGGGAATTAGAGGGTTTTCTCATCAGGATCAACGCTTATTCTTCCCTAACTGGTAGAGTAATTAATATAGACCTTATAAAAGAGGTTCTTAGGAAGATACTCAAACAAAACAAAAGAGAAGAAATAACGATTGATGAAATTATCAAAGCAGTAACAGGTAACTTTAACCTTAAGATATCAGATATTAAATCACAAAATAAAAATAAAAGTCTTGTTCTACCAAGACAGGTTATTATGTATCTCTCAAGAAAGCTAACCAATACCTCTTTTCCAGATATTGGGAGAAAAATAGGAGGACGAGATCATTCAACGGTGATTTATGCAAATAATAAGATAAAGAGGTTAATTGAGATAGATGTGAATTTTAGAAAGATTATTGAGGATATTGAGGATTCTTTAAGTAAAGGGAGTTAG